A stretch of Rhinoderma darwinii isolate aRhiDar2 chromosome 4, aRhiDar2.hap1, whole genome shotgun sequence DNA encodes these proteins:
- the LOC142760383 gene encoding astacin-like metalloendopeptidase, with the protein MALSMMLLWLVGCLLIQATPINKTKDAGKTIAPYPYADSRAMFEIIKEANKDIAVFLVGGDINIKHSRSAKVCPGCQWKKSANGMVIVPFVVSPDYCKLSLLYI; encoded by the exons atgGCGCTTAGTATGATGTTGCTGTGGTTAGTTGGCTGTTTACTCATTCAGGCGACACCAATAAAT AAAACAAAAGATGCTGGAAAAA caattgcCCCTTATCCTTACGCTGACAGCAGAGCAATGTTTGAAATAATTAAGGAAGCAAACAAAG ACATCGCTGTCTTCCTTGTGGGTGGTGACATTAACATTAAACACTCACGTAGTGCCAAAGTATGTCCTGGGTGCCAATGGAAAAAATCAGCAAATGGAATGGTAATAGTTCCGTTTGTCGTGTCCCCTGATTATTGTAAGTTATCCCTATTATATATCTGA